Sequence from the Kogia breviceps isolate mKogBre1 chromosome X, mKogBre1 haplotype 1, whole genome shotgun sequence genome:
CTCTAGCTGAAATGAGcttaaaacagagaagaaaatttgATGACTGATATTATGTATTTGAAATGTGCAGGTTGGACAGCATTTGGACTTGGAATGAAACAATAAGAGGTTCCATTcatggataaccaacaagatAAGGCTGTTGCTGCCTCAGCCAATGGAGAAAACACTATGATTAATGGGGTCAAGGAAAATGGTAAGGGAATTTAATTATGGTATGTAATATCTCTCCCAGAAGTCCTTTGTTAGTACTATAGATTTTCGGTATCCACAGAGCTGGGGCAAGTTAAGTCTAGGATGCCTCTGAGATAGGAATTAATCCTAAACTTTATTCCACCAGATCTCTAACTGGACTAGAAGGGTCTCTAAGAGGTATCGAATCCAAGCCCTTTGCTCTTCCAAATCATCTCTATCAAATGGATACTTAAGTTCCTCTAAATTCCTGGTGAATTAGAAATATGCTCTGATGTGAAACCTGGAATGTTTAGACTCAGTAGGAGCTTCCAAAACATAGGTGAGGTCTGAAGGATGGGACTATGCCTCATAGTTCAAAACCATGAATATATCCCATCTGAGCATTTTCCCACTCTGAAATCTTTGATTTTCCAGTTGATCAAGCAATCcaattttttcctcatttctgaaGAGAGTGCTGTGTGTGTCTGAAGAAAAAGCTGAacctaaaaaaatattatttttcactcGCATAAATATCAAGGTTGTTCTTTAACTCTGTAGTTTCTACTTCTAAAGTTAGAGAAGCTGAAGCTTAGATTTTATATCATAAGATCAAGTACCAGAAACTGATCAAGGGAAAGAGAGTTAATGAGTCTGATCTAATACCTTtaactttatttctgtcattttttccccttttctgtaGATTCAGAGGACCAGGATGTGGCAATGAAGTCATTTGCAGCTCTAGAAGCTGCTACACCAATCCAGCCTATACTGGTGACTCAAAAAGAGAACCTGATGTATCCCAGAGGtctcctgcctctgccctctAAGAAGCCCTGTATGCAGAGCCCTCCCTCTCCTTTGGGCCTGATTGAAGCACCTGAGCATGCTGCTAATAGTGCTTCTGTGAATGCCATCTCCCTTACATCTGGTGTTGCAAAAGGCCTGAACACATGGTCACTGCCCAATGAGTGTGAGAAAGCTCCATTTGCCATAATGGAGCCTGCAGGCATGTCAGCTCTGAATGGGGAGTGCCTCATGCAGCCAAGCCGGACTTGCTTGGGCTGCTTCATGGAATCCAAGGATGCAGTAGATCCTGAGCCAGGGATCAGTCTAAAAGTCAGTGATCTAAATAGGGATTATGAAACTTGTGCAGTCTCTGATATAGGGATTCAGTGTATTAATGCTGGAGAAAACATGAAATACGGAGAGCAGCTGCTCTCAGACCAGCTCCTAGGCTTCCCACTGCACAAATCAAGGGCAGGAGATAGACGAGAAGCCGAGAAACCTGACATTGACTTGGAGGACCCAGCTCAGAAAAGTTATTATGAGGCATTACTATTAGATAAGTGCAATACAGAAGAGGCTTTGCTGGCAAATTCCAATCAGGATTGGGGTTACTTTGAGACTTTTATTAGTGAGAGTAAGATTGAACTGCTTGACCTCTGTTCCAAGAATGAGCTGTCTGTCAACCTGTTCTCTGAAGAAGATGTGGATAACTACATGTTCGATGATGATGAGTCAACACTGGGCAGTGATGTCTGCTCCCTGAAAATTCGATATGAATCCTTCCAGGACAACATTCGAGACAAAACCACCCTTCTGATGCAGGAGGATGCCCAATTCAACTTTTTTCCCAGTGTCTTCACTACCTGCCCCAAGCGGGAGTCTAAGAGTGGAGCCCTGAAGCAGAGCAGTGATCTTTCCCAATTCAAGGTCCCTGATGTGAGCATTATCTGGGGGGAGGAAGATAAAATCTTGGACaagaagaaaggcaaagaagaagGCCAGGAAGACAAAGGTGTAGAGAAAAAAGATGCAAAGGATAATGGAGAAAAATCTGCCTTAAATAAACCATGCAGTGGACCTGAAGTAGGGCAATTTAAGAATCCAAAGCAAGGCCATCTTGCCAATTCCTTGGAGGCATCAGGGAATTTTAGTGAAGACAGTTCCTTCATTGAGGTCTCTTATGATGCCATGGGGGAGATCAAGGACTGTAGCCGCTATATGGCTCGGGACACTAATTCTGGCAGCTCCTCCTCCCAGCAGAATTATGGGCTGCGAGCCAAGAGAAAAGTCAGGTATAGTGAAGATTATCTATATGATGTTGACTCACTAGAGGGTGAAAAAGTAAATGAGAGGAAGGAATGGCTGCCAGGTGGTTGTAAAGAGGAAGATGATGATGAATGGTGtcccaaaaagagaagaaaagtaactCGTAAGGAGCCCCCTGTTATTATCAAATATATCATCATCAATCGTTTTAAAGGTGAGAAGAACATGCTGGTGAAGTTGGGTAGGGTGGATGCCAGTGAGACAACAGTGAATTTGAGTGAGACGCAGCTCAACAAATATGCCAAGCTGGCCCCCTTGAAGGGCTTctggcaaaagaagaaaaagcagaaaaacagcAATTCAGACTCCAACAAAACACCCTTATGCCAAAAGCAAAGCTTTGAACCAGGTAGCTTTGAGGTGTCATTCCTGCCACCTGCTCGCAAACGAAAATCTAAACTTGGCAACAGGCACAGGATTCAAAGAATCCCATCCATGGAAACTTCAGCAAGTGGTAGGCAGGTTTCATTCTGCAATGATGAGAGGCAAGCTAGTAGTCGTAAAGAAGATGGAGGCCTGAAAGGTACACTGAAGTCAGCACCTCTGGCTGCCCCCGACTGTGCAAATGGATCACATTTAAATGACATCACAGGCCCTGACTCAGTGAAAGTCAAAGCCCAAGATGCACAATTTAAGGGGCCAGAGAGGAAAGTGCTcaacaaaatcaaatttaaaagtgAAGCCAGGTTAAAATCCAAGAAAATCAAAGCTGGGCAAGAAAGCAAGCCAGTTGTTCAAATGACCCCTCTTTTGGGAGACCAATCTTCCAAGGCTAATTCAAAGAATGAAGCTATTCCTGGGACCTCAAACAGTTCACATCTATCTGAATTTCATGAGACAAAGGTTGCTAAGAATTCTACTTTCCTCCCAACCACCTGCTCTTCTGAAATGCCTCTATCATCTGCTCATGTTGCCAACAATATACCTGTTATCCCTGGAGGGTATTTGCAGACATTGTTAGATGCTTCTGACTTGTCAAATAATACTGGCATTTCATACTTCACTCAGCATTCTCCAGAGCAAAATGAAGTCAGCCCCACTcaaacagaaaaatcatttgtacCTCTCCAGCCTGCCCAGGACTGTGTGCTTTCCTCGCCTTCTGAGTCTGAGCTGCTTCAGTCATCCCAAAACTTCAAAATGGAATCAAGCAACTATGGAAATGTGTGGCCCAACAAACCTACTTCTGGCTCCCAGGAATTCATGGCTGCAGTCTCAAGGGAGATAGCTCCAAACCAATCATGTGAATTTGGAGTCTCCCAAGTAGTTTCTATGGAAAATAACCTCACAGCTACAACATACAATCCGATCTGCCTCAACAGTGGTGGCAGTAGTTGCAACAAGGTCCTGTATGCCTCTGTGCAAGACACCCAGCTCTCATCTGATGACTCTTATCAATTATGTCACTTCAATAATGGAGAGATCTGCTTTCCTTTCCAGCAGGGTCCAGTGAATATGGATGATGGGCGGCTCTTTAGCTTTGATTCCATGGCCCCACTCTCTGTGAACTCAAGCAATTATTGCTCCTTAAGCTTGAAGTCTTGTGAAaaggatggtgatgatgatatcACTGATGACTTCCTGGCCCATTGCAGCCCCAAGCTGGTGATCCAGCAGAGCATTGATGAAATAGCACCACTAAAGGAGTCCACTGACCTCCTGGATATCTCCAACTTCACTCCTGACAAATTCCGCCACTCTTCCCTCTCAGAGATGTCCCCACCTGACACCCCCAGTCTTTCCCCTCAGATTACCAGATGTGAGAGTATCAAGACACTAGGAACACTAAAGGGGTTCCAAGAGGGTGTCCCAGGAATACTGGGCAATATGGAAAAAATCAAATGGGACTGCAGTACCCTTTCACGGCAGGTCCAAGTAGATGATGGATTTACTTTAAATAACCATCAGTTTCAGTTCCATATGTTCAATGATGAGGATTCTGTCAGCCTGCTCCAAAAAGCCCCTTGCTTATCAGCGTTTAATGATCCATCTGGTCAAATGAGTACCAACAACAAGGTGtcaaaatcaagaaagaaaagttcACCCAACAAGAGTGGGGCTACGAACCAAAGCTCTTCTcagaaaaacaacaggaaaaaaaaccccaaagccaaCAACAAAGGGATTGAAAAACCACCTGGCAAAACCTCCCGCCAGGTCCCTAAgtcaacaaaaaaagggaaattcaTGGCTGCAGTCAATGGAGAGAAAATGCAAATTGGCATCGGTCGTGGAGGAGGCCAAATCAACAGCATATCCTCCACAGGGAAGACTTTGGCTGAATGTATCCAACATACTGGCCCTGTGGCCTCTATGAAGATGCCAAGTCAGAAGGGACTTTCTGGAGATTGGTCTTTGGGGAAGGAGAGCAGCCCAGGCTGGAGTGACATGAACATGGGCACCAACACCAACAACCTTCTGGATGATGATCAACGGGAATTTCAGGAGCCTTCTTATATCTTGTCCAACATTGCCTCTGGTATGGCAGATGTGCAGAGATTCATGATGGCCTCCATAGAGCCCCTTTGCGAACCCATGGAGCACCATGGAGACCCCAATATATTCTACTCCCCTGAGTCCAATAGTCTAAAATTAAAAACCCTCAAAATATTGGCTGGGACACCacaggaatctaagaaaaaggcCAACAGTGGCTCTCCAGGAGCCACTAAGAATCACAGGTCCATCAAGGGTGTGAGTAAAAGCAATGGGAAAGCAGCAATAGGTGATCCTGGTCGTGCAAGCATGCCTGGTTATAACGAGGACTCTCGCTCTGCCTTCTTTGATAAAAAGTATAATAACCTGAGCACTTTAGGCAATAATGGACCGACACACAAAAAGTTATATCGTCACAAAACCAGCTCCAAGGCCCTGAGAGATGAGAAGTGTAAGGGAAAGCGTATGGAGCGAGAACAGGTCCACAAGGATGAGGCTGGGACagcttcttttgaaaaactgaGGTAATACTGCACCAAAATGGCTGAGATGATGCACCCTTAGCTTTCCTACTCTGCTAAGCCCGCAGtccctcatttttttccctcttgaaaGCAGTTTGCATGAAAGAAACTGTCCCATtcccttctttttcaaattaaaacgaaaagaaaaaaagtgcatgAAAATCCCTATACCTCTAAGCCACACAAAAGATTGGGCAATTTTGTAGTGGCTTGACTAGGGATAAATTCTGACAAGGCTACTTTTTCTGCTAGTCAGCATTAGTTTTTACTTACTGAGAAAATACAACTAAAATATGCTCTTGAATGActtggggaagggaagggctTTGCAGTGAGAAAATTTTTGAATAACagaatttaaaagttatataGACAAAAATGCCAAGATCATTTAAGCAAAAAGAGcataatttggaaaacaaaatctCATCATATGGCAATTAGGAGTGCTTTCTAGTGTCCCCTgctatttatatctttttctgcATCGTACGACATCTAGTATGATGTAAACAAATTTAGATTGTATGATCCCTTTGTGGGACATACACTAAAGCTAACTAAGATGGCAtaaattgtttggtttttctgcAGGGATTCCGACTACAATCTCCTAAAAGCAGAAACAGCATTTTGGGTTTTACCTGTGTTTGAAGAAGAGACTCCCATTTTCCAGAAAGACATTtgatgtttgtgttttatttctttcaaaatatgccTTGTGGTATGTATGTTGACATGTAAGTgcttaaagaaaagaattttaaagtgtGGGAATAAGTCTTTGGAAGCAAACTTTAATCTGATGTTCTATGTAAAAGACTTTAGAAGTCATACAGTTGCACAAAGTAGTTTATGCACTGTTTACCCAAGGGGAAAGGAAGTAAAACATTGTGCCAAACTACAAAAAAGTGActgtattgtatatatttttacttctataTCAACATTTGGTTGTGAGTATTTGGGGAGCTTGTCCCTGTTAATTTACTAGAAACATTCCAGTGATTCTTGCTATTAACCACCCCCACTTATGTGGATAGCACCTGTAGATCACAGTGGAAAAATATGTTGTGTTACACAATTTACCAAAACTTAAAGGATACTGTTTGAAATGTGCCAAATTTCCTTACCTCATCTCACAGATTCACCCCACAGTTTAAAGCTCattaattaagttttaaaatacatatatataagcatacatacattattttaaatttttaaattctactgTCCTGTGTGGAAACATGAACCATTAAACAAGGCACAATaaaggtttgtttgttcctttgtatAAGGGTTAAAGTGTTGGAAAAGTCTGGAAGTCACAACAGCTAAGTCCATCAGGGACCCAAGTATATGCATTTCAGAAACTTTTACAAGGAAATGAAACAGCTGctttaaagtttgttttctaaaagcaaaatCTGTAgctgaaaattatttaaagtgcAAAGTTATATTGCTGATACTTTATatctcagttttatatattttataatagtcTGGGATAAATTATAAAATAGCTATAAAATTAACACTAAGATAAATGAACTACATAGATTGCTTTTATTTAAGTAGTATCCTAAATGTTTTATTCCAGTTTTGTCAAAAGTGCACTCATATCATGGCTTTAGTGTTAAGTGTTTAATCTTGCAATGCCAAtgtcatttaaagaaaatgttaaggcATCTCAGTTTGACACCTATGAATCACATTCAATAAGCTGAACAATTTGTGATAACAACTAATTGGGGCCATATATACTTAGTCTGAGGATAACTAGTATTTGATGCCACACACTAAACTTAATTCCCAatctttaatataaatttttgaaaTCACATTTTTTTATTCAAGCCCTTgcccttcttaaaaaaatttcacagCTTCAGCATCCCTCACGACTagctttttcttcccctttattCACCACTTAACTTCTAACATTTGATCTATTTTCCTTGCACAGTTGAAGGCCTGTGTGTCTGATGACTGATGCATTATGGCACagatgagataatggatgtgaaaGCGCTTTGTAGATCGTAAAGTGCTATACAGATATAGGGGATTCATATTATTAATAttgttggttgttgttgttgttactcttACTATTCTTACTAATATTGTTACTAACCTATTAACTTGTGAATATATAGGCTGCGGGTGGGAGGGTGGAGAATAAGTGGGTGGGggaaaagggaattttaaaaaaagggaaggtgtttcaaaaggaaaaatttaagcaaaatatGAACCTACCTAGTCATTGCCACCTAAATATATTCACAAACAGAGAAGCAACATTTGAAAGTAGTCAGAGAGAAATGGAAGGAAGCCTGtcatatatataagtatacacaCTTCCCAGTCCATGATTCCTTTTACCAGCCAGCTCTACTACTTACTGCTAGGTAGTAAAATGAACAAGCCTGTGTTCTTGATGGTGTGATTGTGTATGTCTGTGGGGACAAGTGAGTGAAGAGCATTTCATGAGGCTGCTTCAGGCCTATTCCTAGGCTTTGTGTGTGGTGAGTCCTGGAAAATTACTTAATGGAAAGGCACCGGGTGCAACATGTCTCCTGCTCTACAGCAGCCAtccaaaagggaaaataatcaaactggaacattttcttttatttctccactCTGATAGCTAGCTGTTTTTACTAAATGCTATGGCTGGTTCCTAGGAActggtctttgttttgtttttgtttttatttttctgttttgcagCTGAATTTAGTTTGGAATAACCAACTGCCTGTACTGTGATCCCCAAGACTCCAGATCTCAAAGTCACCTGATAGCTTATAGGAATGGAGTGCTGTCTATGTAATCAAAAGGTGGCAGTCAaataaggaataaagaaaatgttccatgagtacaatgtgttttataaaaataaatatgggaaCAGTTGTCCCAGTTTTTCTCAGTATCAGTTCAGCTTTGGAGAATGGGGTGCAGTGGGGTAGAAGGACAGCCTGA
This genomic interval carries:
- the NEXMIF gene encoding neurite extension and migration factor, with product MDNQQDKAVAASANGENTMINGVKENDSEDQDVAMKSFAALEAATPIQPILVTQKENLMYPRGLLPLPSKKPCMQSPPSPLGLIEAPEHAANSASVNAISLTSGVAKGLNTWSLPNECEKAPFAIMEPAGMSALNGECLMQPSRTCLGCFMESKDAVDPEPGISLKVSDLNRDYETCAVSDIGIQCINAGENMKYGEQLLSDQLLGFPLHKSRAGDRREAEKPDIDLEDPAQKSYYEALLLDKCNTEEALLANSNQDWGYFETFISESKIELLDLCSKNELSVNLFSEEDVDNYMFDDDESTLGSDVCSLKIRYESFQDNIRDKTTLLMQEDAQFNFFPSVFTTCPKRESKSGALKQSSDLSQFKVPDVSIIWGEEDKILDKKKGKEEGQEDKGVEKKDAKDNGEKSALNKPCSGPEVGQFKNPKQGHLANSLEASGNFSEDSSFIEVSYDAMGEIKDCSRYMARDTNSGSSSSQQNYGLRAKRKVRYSEDYLYDVDSLEGEKVNERKEWLPGGCKEEDDDEWCPKKRRKVTRKEPPVIIKYIIINRFKGEKNMLVKLGRVDASETTVNLSETQLNKYAKLAPLKGFWQKKKKQKNSNSDSNKTPLCQKQSFEPGSFEVSFLPPARKRKSKLGNRHRIQRIPSMETSASGRQVSFCNDERQASSRKEDGGLKGTLKSAPLAAPDCANGSHLNDITGPDSVKVKAQDAQFKGPERKVLNKIKFKSEARLKSKKIKAGQESKPVVQMTPLLGDQSSKANSKNEAIPGTSNSSHLSEFHETKVAKNSTFLPTTCSSEMPLSSAHVANNIPVIPGGYLQTLLDASDLSNNTGISYFTQHSPEQNEVSPTQTEKSFVPLQPAQDCVLSSPSESELLQSSQNFKMESSNYGNVWPNKPTSGSQEFMAAVSREIAPNQSCEFGVSQVVSMENNLTATTYNPICLNSGGSSCNKVLYASVQDTQLSSDDSYQLCHFNNGEICFPFQQGPVNMDDGRLFSFDSMAPLSVNSSNYCSLSLKSCEKDGDDDITDDFLAHCSPKLVIQQSIDEIAPLKESTDLLDISNFTPDKFRHSSLSEMSPPDTPSLSPQITRCESIKTLGTLKGFQEGVPGILGNMEKIKWDCSTLSRQVQVDDGFTLNNHQFQFHMFNDEDSVSLLQKAPCLSAFNDPSGQMSTNNKVSKSRKKSSPNKSGATNQSSSQKNNRKKNPKANNKGIEKPPGKTSRQVPKSTKKGKFMAAVNGEKMQIGIGRGGGQINSISSTGKTLAECIQHTGPVASMKMPSQKGLSGDWSLGKESSPGWSDMNMGTNTNNLLDDDQREFQEPSYILSNIASGMADVQRFMMASIEPLCEPMEHHGDPNIFYSPESNSLKLKTLKILAGTPQESKKKANSGSPGATKNHRSIKGVSKSNGKAAIGDPGRASMPGYNEDSRSAFFDKKYNNLSTLGNNGPTHKKLYRHKTSSKALRDEKCKGKRMEREQVHKDEAGTASFEKLRDSDYNLLKAETAFWVLPVFEEETPIFQKDI